The window GACATCGTCGCAGTGCAGTGGACAGAGCGGACAAACAACACGAGACGGTTCGCTCACGAATCCGTTCCACCATTCTCGGCTGAGAAATCATCTCGCACCGAGAGTTCTTTCACGGCTTTGACCAATTCAATGGCATTTTCAACCGGGGTTTGTTGCAACACGCCATGACCGAGATTGAAGATGTGTCCGGGGCGCCCGCCGGCCTTGTTCAAAACATCTTGCACGGCCGCGCGAATGGTCTTGGCATCGGTCAACAACACCGACGGGTCCAGGTTGCCTTGGACGGAGATGTCATGCCCGACGCGTTTCCAAGCCACGTCCAATTCGATCCGCCAATCGACTCCCACCACCGTCCGGCGATCGCCACGCAGCAAAGGCAATAGCTCCGGATTGCCGGTTGCGAAGTTGATCAATGGCACGCCAGGAGTCACACCTTCCAAGATGCGTTTCATCCAAGGCAGGACAAACTCGCGGTAGTCACCTGGCGACAAACAACCAGCCCAACTGTCGAACAATTGCACGCACTGGGCTCCCGCTGAGATCTGCTCGTTCAGGTAGACGATGATCGCGTCGGTCAACCGATCCATCAACGCGGCCCAGCCCCCATCGCCGGCCCGCATCAAAGCTTTCGTGCTGCTGTACTGGCGGCTGCCGCCGCCTTCGATCGCGTAACTGGCCAGCGTGAACGGAGCGCCAGCGAATCCGATCAACGGAATCCCCTCGGGCAGGTCCGCTCGCGTTTGCTTGACCGTCTCATAGACGAACCCAAGATCCTGAGGGTTGTCGAGTCCTTTGACTCGGTCGACATCCGCCGCCGACCGAACCGGGTTGTGAATGACTGGTCCATCGCCTTTGACGAACTCCAAGTCGAATCCCATGGGGACCAAGATCGGCAACAAGTCCGAGAAAATGATCGCCGCGTCGACGTTCAGCTTTTCGACGGCCGTGCACATCACTTCGCTGCACAACTTAGGATTGGCGCAGAGTTCCAAGAACGATTGCTGCGATCGAACTTCGCGGTACTCCTGCATGTAGCGACCCGCTTGCCGCATCATCCAAACCGGGGTGCGGGGTGTGGGCTCACCGCGACACGCACGCATGAACAAACTGGACTGGGAGGGATGATCGTCGATGGCGGGCATAGGTGTCTTGCTAGCAGAAATGAGACTGGAATCATCTGCCCGCAGAGAGACAGACGTTTGAGAAGTGGATGACTGGGAGCCAGACGATCTCGCGCGAACTTCGTCGACCAAACGTTTGGCATCGCGAGCCGACTCGCTGACAAGATGCCCCATCTTTGGATGCGATGGTTCCATCGCGATGGCCAAATCGTGTTCTCGCAACATGTCGCTGGTCGTTGGCCCGATCGACACGATCGCGGTCTTTGACAAACCGTCGCGAAGCGAATCGCTCACGCCAAGGTCTTCGGCCATGCGGAGCAAGTTGACGACTTGATGAGCACTGGTGACCAACAAGATGTCTCGTTCGCCTTCGGCCAAAGCCAGCGTGTTCGCCTTTAGCGGCTGAGTGTCTTCGGGGAATTCCCAACCGTAGACTTTGACGGATTCGGCAATCGCACCGCGAGCTTCCAAGCCGGCGATCAACTGTTTGTTGCTGACGCCGTACTCTTGAATTCCAATCGTTTGATTCGCGATCGGGATCCCCGCGTCGATTGTTTGCAACAATTCTCGCCAAGTGTTTGGCTCCGGCACGCGGTGGGTCGGCTTCAACCCAAACTCTCGCATCACCGCGACCGGTTTAGGGCCGCGGCAGATCGTTGTGATGTCGCTCAAGGCGTCGATCAACCGTTGTTGGTCGACGTGTTTTTCAGTCGCTTTGAGCAAATATCGAAAACCAACGCCGGTCATCACAATCACGATGCCAATGTCACCGGTGATGATCCGATAAGCAAAATCAATCGCTGCCCGGTTGGGTTCGATCGGCACTTCTCGCATCGATGGACTGACAAACGCTTCGCCCCCGAATTTGCAGATCAACCGCGTCATATCGTCCGCCCGTCGGCTTTCGAGAGCGGCCACGCGAAGGCCGTCAAAATTGTTAGTTGTCGCGGCCATGCGGGTTTGGAATCCGGAAGAGGGTTGGGCAAATCGAGTCGGCAGAAAGCGGGAAGGGAAGATTGTAGAGATTTTGCGTCGCGTTACGATGACGGCACACGGTCTTTCGCACTTCCCTCGACAGCTTCTTCGCATGCCTCGCGCCGCCCTCCGAAAACCCAACCCCGCCTTGGACCTGGATTCTTGGCTGAAAACGCCCGAGGACTTGCCAGCGACAATCAACAGCCAAACGCTGTTCGGCAACGATCAACCATTGGAAATTGAGGTCGGCAGCGGGAAAGGGTTGTTCATCCAAACGGAATCCGATCGTCGTCCCGAGCACAATTACTTCGGGATTGAAATTGCTCGCAAATACGCCGCTCACGCTGCCGCCAGATTGGCCAAACGCGAGCGTGCCAATGCGAAAATGTTGGCTGGCGACGCCACGCCGCTGTTCGCGGTAACTGACGAGGGAAAACGAATCGAAGATGGGTCACTCGACGGCGTGCACGTTTACTTCCCCGATCCGTGGTGGAAAAAGCGACATCGCAAGCGACGCGTCCTCAGCCACGACAACATTCTCAACTTCAGCCGTTGCCTTCGCGTGGGTGGGCGACTGCACTTCTGGACCGATGTGCTGGATTACTTCGAGCTGACCGTCGAATTGATCGCCGAGATCGCACCGGAACTGGGCGTGCCGTTGCCGGAAACTCAGCGAGAATCGACTCACGATTTGGACTTCCACACCCACTTCGAACGACGCAGCCGCAAGATGGGCATCCCGGTCTACCGAGTCTGCTACCGCAAACGTTCGTAGTTTGCAGGCTGAATTTGTACGTTGGGCTTCCAAGCCTTTTTGTACCCCACATCTTTTGGGAGCCGCTTGCGTTGGGAACACAGGCGTTTTGAAACCAAACATCTCTTGTCCAAGAACCATTAGTGTTCGATCAGCGGAGATTGGTGTTCCCTTGGCCACTCTGGCAGAACACTAATCCACTCTGATCGGACACTAATCTTTGGTGTTTAGAGATGTGGGGTATAAGAAAGGCTTCCAAGCCCGACGGAAGAGATGGTTTCGCCGGGCTTGGAAGCCCAGCGTACGCTTCGAAAGACACCAACTACGGCCAGCTCGGCTTGCGTTTTTCAAGAAACGCGGAAACACCTTCGGCGGCGGATTCGGTCGTGCACGCCGAGGCACTGTCCGCCGCTGCAGCGGATATTTGAGTCAGCAGAGCTTCACCGACGCTTTCGTTGAGCAATCGCTTGGACGCCTGCACCGCTTCGGCGGGCCCTTCGCTGCAACGAGCTGCCCACTGGCTGGCCGCCACCCAAACTTGATCCGACGCCACCGGCGATTGGCACAGCAAATTCAGTCGCTGGGCTTCTTCCGCGTCGATGTTCTCACCCGCCAAAGTCAACCTGGAAGCGGCCGCTGCACCGATCCGGAACGACAACAACGCGGTCGTCACTCCGCCAACCAATCCGCGTCGCGCAGCATCGGCGGCAAAGGTGGCTCGCTTGCTGGCCACACACAAATCGGAAGCTAGCATCAGCGCGAACCCCGCCCCAATCGCCGCTCCATCCACAGCAGCAATGATTGGCTTGGGAAACCGAAGCATCTTCTCGCAGGTTTCGGAGACCGCCCGCCAATATTCGAACCACTGCTGCATCCGTTCCGACTCAGGCAAATCCGCGATCTGCTGAAAGACTTGCAGGTCGACTCCCGAGCAAAAGTGATCGCCTCGCGAAGACAGAACGACCGCCCGAGCCCTTTTTTCTTGGTGCACATCACCGAGAGCTTCGTTGAGATCAAACAACAGGCTGGGACTGAGAGCACCATGCTTTTCCGGCCGATCAATCAAAACGGTCGCCACGTTGTCGTGAATTCGAACATCCAGATGTTGCATGAGAAAAGCCTGTTGAGAACATCGGCAGAGAAAAACATCGCGTCGCAGATCTTCAATCCAGAAGCGACAACTGTTCAGGAGATTGTGGAGGGCGGGGCAGGGTAAAGTCCACACCCGGCATCGCATCGGACATTTTTGAAAGCAGCAATTCCGCAAACAGCGGAGCCAAACGATCGTCCGGCGTGTGCGTGAACACAATTGGTCGCAGTCCTTGAGCCAACCAGCCAACCACAATTGGCACCCATTGGTCCAAGAACGCTTCGGCAAGCTCCACCCGATTCCGCCCGACAATTCGTAGCATCGGACGTTTGGCGGTGACCGTTTGGCGAACCGGGGTACGCGGCTTTCTTGCCTGCGACTTTTCCTCGATGGCATCATCGGGCGGCGATTGAAACAGCGGCCGACTGTCAAACGTGACCTTGTCGATCTGCAAGTCCCGCAGCAGATCATTCACGCGAGCCTCATTGTCCGCTGAATCAAACCAATCGTGATGCCGAAGCTCCACCGCCCACGGCAATTCTCGTGGCAAACGGCGGAGGAACTTCGCCAGAATAGGCAATCGATCCGGACCAAAGTTCGGCCCGAGCTGCAAAAACGTCGGCCCCAAACGATTCTCCTTGGCAATCACGCGCAATCGAACCAAAAACTCTCGCACCTCGTCATCGCAGTGCTGCAGCATGCTGTCGTGCGAAATTCGCTTCGGGAATTTGAAGCAGAACTCAAAACCATCGGCCGCTTGCTCGGCCCAACCGCGAAAAGTCTGCTCGCCGGGGACCGCATAAAACGTGCTGTTTCCCTCGACCGTGTTGAACGAACGCGTGTACCACGAAAGCCACTCGGTTCGAGGTGTCTTTTTGGGATAGACCACGTCACCCCATCCGTCGCAGGACCAAACTGGAGCACCAATCGACATCGGCCAAGATGGTGACGAAAATGTTTCGTTGGGCTGTTTCACGCGGCGAGATTCAGGCGGCATGTTCGGGACGCGGTGGAAAGAAAACCATCAGAACCAGAGTAGAGCAATCGTCCGACAAGCAGAGCGTTTTCCATGTGAAATCCTCTTGCCCAGCCGAAGAAAACTGGGGAACATTTCACCGTCAGACGAAAAGAGATCATTCAGAAGCCACACGACTGACCAAACTCTGCCGCCGCATTTGGGACATTGGAAGTGTCGACAGACACCCCAGAATGCCACTCGAATGCATTTCACCTGCAATTCGGCCTTGACAGGAATGGCACAGCCGCCATACTTCGCCGCTTGCAAAAATCTCGGCCCAAGTTGCGTGCCGCGACACATCACCGTCCAATTGCATTGTTTTCATGCCAACGATCAATCAACTCGTCCGTAAAAACCGGAAGCAGAAGAAGAGCCAGAGCAAGTCGCCGGTTCTCGAGAAATGCCCTCAAAAACAGGGTGTTTGCCTGCAAGTCCGGACCATGACCCCTAAGAAGCCAAACTCGGCTTTGCGGAAGATCACCCGGGTTCGATTGAGCAACGGCAAAGAAGTCACCGTTTACATCCCCGGCGAAGGCCACAACCTGCAGGAGCACTCGATCGTGCTCGTTCGCGGTGGTCGTGTTCGCGATTTGCCCGGTGTTCGTTACCAAGTTGTCCGCGGCTCACGCGACGCATTGGGTGTCGATGGCCGTAAGCAATCTCGCAGCCGTTACGGAGCCAAGAAGTAAGGCTTCACCCTTCACTTCTCGGCCTCTGTCGTTTCCAAATCATTCACTTCCCTTCGTAGCTCGATCAGACATTCATGGGACGCATCACTTCCAGCCGCTCGCAACTCATCGGCGACCCGCGGCACCACTCGTTGCTGGCTAGCAAATTCATCAACTGCTTGATGCTGGACGGAAAGAAGACCACCGCGCAGCGAGTCTTCTACGATGCCTTAGAAGAGATCGGCAAACGTCACGAAGGCGAAGAGACCCCCATCGAAGTCTTCGAAGCGGCCTTGGAAAACATCAAGCCGTACATCGAAGTTCGCAGCAAGCGAGTCGGTGGTGCGAGTTATCAAGTTCCTATGCAGGTCAACAAAGCTCGCCAACAGAGCCTCGCGATCCGCTGGATCCTGGCTGCCGTTCGCGACAAAAAGGGCCGCCCAATGGCTTTGAAACTGGCCGATGAATTGCTGGCTGGCTTCAAAAAGGAAGGCGCCGCCTACACCAAACGCGAAAACACGCACCGCATGGCTGACGCCAACAAGGCATTCGCTCACTTCGCATGGTGATCCACCACGTACGACTGAATTGATTTTCAGCCGCTACGCGCGATGCACTCTAACGTTCACAATTGGTCGCGATTCGGTTCTGCCGGATCGCGATTTTTCTTTGCGCCTTCGCTCCAAACCGCTTTCCAACGCACCGACCCGCCATGGCCGCCGACATATCCAAGATTCGCAACATTGGGATCATCGCCCACATCGACGCTGGCAAAACCACTGTCACCGAGCGAATGCTCTACCTCAGCGGCGCGAAACACCGGGTTGGACGAGTGGACCACGGCACCACCGACACCGATGATGACCCCGAAGAACAAGAACGCGGCATCACGATCTTCAGCGCCTGCGTGAAGTACGCCTGGGGCGACTATAACGTCAACCTGCTGGACACTCCTGGCCACGTGGACTTCACCGCCGAAGTCGAACGTTGCCTCCGAGTCCTGGACGGAGCAGTCGTGGTGTTCTCCGCTCGAGAAGGCGTCGAGGCCCAAAGCGAAACCGTGTGGCGACAGGCCGATCGCTACGAAGTCCCTCGCATCGTGTTCATCAACAAAATGGACCGCGAAGGAGCAAGCTTCGAGACAGTCTTCAATGACATCGGACCGCGACTGGGCGGTCGCCCCGTTGCGGTTGAACTGCCCGTCGGCGAAGGCCCCGCCCACGTCGACAACCCGTTCCGAGGCGTCATCGACCTGGTCGACATGAAGCTGCTGCAGTTCGACCCGGAAACTGAGGGCAAACAGGTCACCGAAACCGATTTGCCGGACGAACTGGCTGACGACGCTGCGATCTGGCGAGAGCAAATGCTGGAAGCGGTCTACGAGATCAGCGAAGACGCCATGAGTCTTGCAATGGAGGACAAAGAAGTCCCTCGCGATGTGATCCTGGCGGCACTGCGAAAGGGCTGCCTCGACCGAACCATCCAACCTGTCTTCTGCGGCTCCGCCCTTCATGGAATCGGCGTGCAGCCGCTGATGACGGGCGTCGGAAACTTCCTCCCCAGCCCACTCGATCGACCGGCGGTCGAAGGCCACGACCCCAAGAAGCCAGACAAGACACTTTCACGAAACCCAGACCCCAAAGAGCCATTCTGCGGTCTCGTCTTCAAGATCCTGCCCGCCAAAACAGGCGACAACTACTGGATTCGAATTTACAGCGGCGAGCTGAAACAGAACTCTCGCGTTCAATGCCCCAATCGAGACAAGAAGGAAAACGTCGCCCAAATCTGGCAGATTCACGCGACCAAAAAGGACCGCGACGGCCAAGTCGACTCCGTCGGAGCGGGCGACATCTGCTGCGTGATCGGACCGCGCTTCGCCATCACCGGCGACACCGTCTGCGACACAAAGGAACTGATCGAACTACCCAGCATCAAATTTGCTGAGACAGTGCTCTCGATGGCGATCGAACCTGAAAGCACGGCGGACCGGAAGAAGCTGGAGGAAACCCTCGACATGCTTCGCCGCCAAGACCCAACCTTCCGGGCGGTCGACAACGAAGAGATCGGCCAGACGATCATCAGCGGAATGGGCGAACTGCACCTGGAAGTCATCCAGCACCGCCTGACTCGCGACTTTGGCCTGAACGTGAAGTTCTACAAGCCCCGAGTGAACTACCGAGAGACCATTGGCGGCAGCGCCGAACTGGTCGGCCAATGCAACCGCGTTGTCGGCTCCACCCAGATGTTTGCACGCCTGAAAGTGAAGATCAGCCCAACCGATAACCCATCCGATCCAGTGATCGTCTTCGACCGACTTCCTCCCGACGTCGGCTTGCCCAACGCAGTCCGCAGTGCAGCGATCGACGAAATTCGCGACCGAGCCGAAGGCGGCGGCATGATCGCCGGATTCCCGCTCTCGGGCGTCCGCATCGACGTCATGGACGCCGAAATGGCCGAAGAAGGCAGCGACGAAGTTGCCTTTCGAATTGCCGCTGGCGATGCCTTCGAAAGCGGCTTGCAAGCCGCCGGGCCCGTGCTCCTGGAACCCGTCATGCGAGTCGAGGTCACCACACCAGAAGACTACATGGGCGAGATCGTCGGCGACCTGCAACAGCGTCGCGCCATCATCGCATCCACCGAAAGCCGCGGGGCCATGACCGTGATCACGGCACACGCTCCATTGAAAGAAATGTTTGGCTACTCCGGAGCCGTACGAAGCCTCAGCCAAGGCCGAGCGGGAAGCAGCATGGAACCCTACGGCTACCAGGCAGCCCCCAAAGAAGACGCCGACAGCTTCCAGTACTAGAACTGCCGCTGGCCAGCAAACGACAGAGCGACGGCCTGGAGCGACGACAGAGCACCCGGCCTTTGCGGGAACCGCCAGGCACAACCCAGTTCACCGCGACCTCGCTGCGACCAAAGATCA of the Rhodopirellula baltica SH 1 genome contains:
- the hemE gene encoding uroporphyrinogen decarboxylase, which gives rise to MAATTNNFDGLRVAALESRRADDMTRLICKFGGEAFVSPSMREVPIEPNRAAIDFAYRIITGDIGIVIVMTGVGFRYLLKATEKHVDQQRLIDALSDITTICRGPKPVAVMREFGLKPTHRVPEPNTWRELLQTIDAGIPIANQTIGIQEYGVSNKQLIAGLEARGAIAESVKVYGWEFPEDTQPLKANTLALAEGERDILLVTSAHQVVNLLRMAEDLGVSDSLRDGLSKTAIVSIGPTTSDMLREHDLAIAMEPSHPKMGHLVSESARDAKRLVDEVRARSSGSQSSTSQTSVSLRADDSSLISASKTPMPAIDDHPSQSSLFMRACRGEPTPRTPVWMMRQAGRYMQEYREVRSQQSFLELCANPKLCSEVMCTAVEKLNVDAAIIFSDLLPILVPMGFDLEFVKGDGPVIHNPVRSAADVDRVKGLDNPQDLGFVYETVKQTRADLPEGIPLIGFAGAPFTLASYAIEGGGSRQYSSTKALMRAGDGGWAALMDRLTDAIIVYLNEQISAGAQCVQLFDSWAGCLSPGDYREFVLPWMKRILEGVTPGVPLINFATGNPELLPLLRGDRRTVVGVDWRIELDVAWKRVGHDISVQGNLDPSVLLTDAKTIRAAVQDVLNKAGGRPGHIFNLGHGVLQQTPVENAIELVKAVKELSVRDDFSAENGGTDS
- the trmB gene encoding tRNA (guanosine(46)-N7)-methyltransferase TrmB, which encodes MPRAALRKPNPALDLDSWLKTPEDLPATINSQTLFGNDQPLEIEVGSGKGLFIQTESDRRPEHNYFGIEIARKYAAHAAARLAKRERANAKMLAGDATPLFAVTDEGKRIEDGSLDGVHVYFPDPWWKKRHRKRRVLSHDNILNFSRCLRVGGRLHFWTDVLDYFELTVELIAEIAPELGVPLPETQRESTHDLDFHTHFERRSRKMGIPVYRVCYRKRS
- a CDS encoding enoyl-CoA hydratase/isomerase family protein, whose protein sequence is MQHLDVRIHDNVATVLIDRPEKHGALSPSLLFDLNEALGDVHQEKRARAVVLSSRGDHFCSGVDLQVFQQIADLPESERMQQWFEYWRAVSETCEKMLRFPKPIIAAVDGAAIGAGFALMLASDLCVASKRATFAADAARRGLVGGVTTALLSFRIGAAAASRLTLAGENIDAEEAQRLNLLCQSPVASDQVWVAASQWAARCSEGPAEAVQASKRLLNESVGEALLTQISAAAADSASACTTESAAEGVSAFLEKRKPSWP
- a CDS encoding DUF72 domain-containing protein, which codes for MKQPNETFSSPSWPMSIGAPVWSCDGWGDVVYPKKTPRTEWLSWYTRSFNTVEGNSTFYAVPGEQTFRGWAEQAADGFEFCFKFPKRISHDSMLQHCDDEVREFLVRLRVIAKENRLGPTFLQLGPNFGPDRLPILAKFLRRLPRELPWAVELRHHDWFDSADNEARVNDLLRDLQIDKVTFDSRPLFQSPPDDAIEEKSQARKPRTPVRQTVTAKRPMLRIVGRNRVELAEAFLDQWVPIVVGWLAQGLRPIVFTHTPDDRLAPLFAELLLSKMSDAMPGVDFTLPRPPQSPEQLSLLD
- the rpsL gene encoding 30S ribosomal protein S12, whose amino-acid sequence is MPTINQLVRKNRKQKKSQSKSPVLEKCPQKQGVCLQVRTMTPKKPNSALRKITRVRLSNGKEVTVYIPGEGHNLQEHSIVLVRGGRVRDLPGVRYQVVRGSRDALGVDGRKQSRSRYGAKK
- the rpsG gene encoding 30S ribosomal protein S7, with the protein product MGRITSSRSQLIGDPRHHSLLASKFINCLMLDGKKTTAQRVFYDALEEIGKRHEGEETPIEVFEAALENIKPYIEVRSKRVGGASYQVPMQVNKARQQSLAIRWILAAVRDKKGRPMALKLADELLAGFKKEGAAYTKRENTHRMADANKAFAHFAW
- the fusA gene encoding elongation factor G, whose amino-acid sequence is MVAIRFCRIAIFLCAFAPNRFPTHRPAMAADISKIRNIGIIAHIDAGKTTVTERMLYLSGAKHRVGRVDHGTTDTDDDPEEQERGITIFSACVKYAWGDYNVNLLDTPGHVDFTAEVERCLRVLDGAVVVFSAREGVEAQSETVWRQADRYEVPRIVFINKMDREGASFETVFNDIGPRLGGRPVAVELPVGEGPAHVDNPFRGVIDLVDMKLLQFDPETEGKQVTETDLPDELADDAAIWREQMLEAVYEISEDAMSLAMEDKEVPRDVILAALRKGCLDRTIQPVFCGSALHGIGVQPLMTGVGNFLPSPLDRPAVEGHDPKKPDKTLSRNPDPKEPFCGLVFKILPAKTGDNYWIRIYSGELKQNSRVQCPNRDKKENVAQIWQIHATKKDRDGQVDSVGAGDICCVIGPRFAITGDTVCDTKELIELPSIKFAETVLSMAIEPESTADRKKLEETLDMLRRQDPTFRAVDNEEIGQTIISGMGELHLEVIQHRLTRDFGLNVKFYKPRVNYRETIGGSAELVGQCNRVVGSTQMFARLKVKISPTDNPSDPVIVFDRLPPDVGLPNAVRSAAIDEIRDRAEGGGMIAGFPLSGVRIDVMDAEMAEEGSDEVAFRIAAGDAFESGLQAAGPVLLEPVMRVEVTTPEDYMGEIVGDLQQRRAIIASTESRGAMTVITAHAPLKEMFGYSGAVRSLSQGRAGSSMEPYGYQAAPKEDADSFQY